The following proteins are co-located in the Rhodococcus opacus B4 genome:
- a CDS encoding MurR/RpiR family transcriptional regulator: protein MTASPIDPPVGTTLSAIRAVAPKLAPSERRVADVCVERPQDVAWWSAADVAEHAGTSTATVIRACQNLGFKGFQHVRMLLLRDLGAADTEPVGTPPAEDKGAALVRAVFSGLATDLAGALAPLDEDAFERAVTALAEAERVLVVGNGGSGPSAATLAVRFILNGRHAEAPTDAVIQQLTAGRLTSRDVCLAVSDSGLNSVTLRPVEAARAAGATVIGVTSYARSTLVEKSDIGLVIGGGTGPWGGLGASATVVQIAFLISLQIAVSRARGDAAEAAAETFKQIVPLIHP from the coding sequence ATGACTGCCTCACCGATCGATCCGCCTGTGGGGACCACCTTGTCCGCCATTCGAGCCGTCGCGCCCAAGCTGGCTCCGAGTGAGCGCCGCGTCGCGGACGTGTGCGTGGAGCGCCCGCAGGACGTGGCCTGGTGGTCGGCGGCCGACGTCGCCGAGCACGCCGGCACATCCACCGCCACGGTCATCCGTGCGTGCCAGAATCTCGGTTTCAAGGGGTTCCAGCATGTGCGGATGTTGCTGTTGAGGGATCTGGGGGCCGCCGACACCGAACCGGTGGGGACGCCGCCCGCCGAAGACAAGGGCGCCGCACTGGTACGTGCGGTCTTCTCCGGGCTGGCGACGGATCTCGCCGGCGCCCTGGCACCCCTCGACGAAGACGCGTTCGAGCGGGCGGTGACCGCGCTGGCGGAGGCGGAACGGGTGCTCGTGGTCGGCAACGGAGGGTCGGGTCCGTCGGCGGCGACCCTTGCGGTGCGGTTCATTCTCAACGGCCGGCACGCCGAGGCACCGACCGATGCCGTCATTCAGCAGCTGACCGCGGGCCGTCTGACCTCCCGTGACGTGTGCCTCGCGGTGAGCGACAGCGGGTTGAACTCGGTCACTCTGCGGCCGGTCGAGGCCGCGCGGGCGGCGGGGGCCACGGTTATCGGCGTCACCAGTTACGCCCGGTCGACTCTCGTGGAGAAATCCGATATCGGACTGGTCATAGGCGGGGGCACGGGACCTTGGGGCGGCCTGGGCGCCTCGGCGACGGTGGTGCAGATCGCGTTCCTGATCAGCCTGCAGATCGCCGTCAGCCGAGCACGGGGTGACGCGGCCGAGGCTGCAGCCGAGACGTTCAAACAGATTGTGCCGCTGATCCATCCGTGA
- a CDS encoding anti-sigma factor family protein — MDCQDLVELVTAYLEDDMDPDARARFETHLGECSGCATYLEQIEQTVHTLGALPPEELDPALRDRLLDAFREWR; from the coding sequence ATGGACTGCCAGGACCTCGTCGAACTGGTCACGGCGTACCTCGAGGACGACATGGATCCCGACGCGCGGGCCCGATTCGAGACCCATCTCGGCGAATGTTCGGGATGCGCGACCTATCTGGAGCAGATCGAGCAGACGGTGCACACCCTCGGCGCACTGCCCCCGGAGGAGCTCGATCCGGCGCTGCGCGACCGCCTGCTCGACGCGTTCCGGGAGTGGCGCTGA